Proteins encoded by one window of Cyanobacteriota bacterium:
- a CDS encoding DUF6439 family protein — protein MTHSTQTPSQSLRNPATSALDAVATLDLAQALLERLTITEKDWHRLKANRTARACEQTAAALLFLLKEQPQEALLRLQQASGWLDRSISAPPCPSHHS, from the coding sequence ATGACTCATTCTACCCAGACTCCTTCTCAGAGTTTGCGTAATCCTGCTACCAGTGCCCTGGATGCAGTTGCAACACTAGATTTAGCCCAGGCCCTGCTAGAGCGACTGACAATCACAGAAAAGGATTGGCATCGACTCAAGGCTAATCGCACTGCTAGAGCTTGTGAACAGACGGCAGCGGCGTTACTGTTTTTGCTAAAGGAACAGCCCCAGGAAGCATTGCTGCGGTTGCAACAGGCATCGGGATGGCTAGATCGATCGATTTCGGCCCCTCCTTGTCCTAGCCATCATTCGTAG